A genomic stretch from Chitinophaga agri includes:
- a CDS encoding thioredoxin family protein, with product MRLKSLLLVGSLLLSTLTFAQTTASRASNGKKVLKGKIDMQTLMNDSAFAWFYTGVNGYQPNDNMVNYIKANREKLNIVAVAGTWDQSSQALLPKLYKIMIVGGSPDEQVVTYGVDEKMNSGSPQDYKVKQLPTFILFREGKEIGRISGDVTESLESDMAKILLKANRKDKD from the coding sequence ATGCGATTGAAATCATTATTACTGGTTGGCAGTCTGTTACTGTCAACGCTGACATTTGCACAAACCACAGCAAGCAGAGCATCCAACGGTAAAAAAGTATTGAAAGGAAAGATAGACATGCAGACCCTGATGAATGATTCAGCATTTGCCTGGTTCTATACCGGTGTAAATGGTTATCAGCCTAATGATAACATGGTGAACTACATCAAGGCCAATCGCGAGAAACTGAACATTGTGGCGGTAGCAGGTACCTGGGACCAGAGTAGCCAGGCACTGTTACCTAAATTATATAAGATCATGATCGTGGGCGGTAGCCCTGATGAACAGGTGGTGACATACGGTGTCGATGAGAAAATGAACAGTGGCTCACCACAGGATTATAAAGTAAAGCAGCTGCCTACTTTCATCCTGTTCCGTGAAGGAAAAGAGATCGGGCGTATCAGCGGTGATGTCACCGAATCACTGGAAAGTGACATGGCGAAGATCCTCCTGAAAGCCAACAGAAAAGATAAAGACTGA
- the prfA gene encoding peptide chain release factor 1 yields the protein MIDKLDAIKGRFEQVSLALTNPEVVSDNKQFSKLSKEYRQLEKIVKAHDAYMKTLDNIAFNKEVLDSGDEEMRELAKEETEALQLLKNQQEEDIRNLLIPKDPQDEKNAMLEIRGGTGGDEASLFAGDLLRMYLRYCETKGWSTAIMSETPGAAGGYKEVVVEVTGDDVYGTLKFESGVHRVQRVPATETQGRVHTSAATVAILPEAEEVDVDVREADIKMDTFRSSGAGGQHVNKTESAVRLTHIPTGVVVECQEGRSQHSNRDIAMKMLRSRIYEAAVRKHEEAIASQRKSLVSTGDRSAKIRTYNYPQGRVTDHRIGMTMYNLDAFMNGDIQEMVQALQFAENAEKMKMGS from the coding sequence ATGATAGATAAACTTGATGCGATAAAAGGCCGCTTTGAGCAGGTATCGCTGGCACTGACAAATCCTGAGGTAGTTAGTGACAATAAGCAGTTCAGCAAGCTGAGTAAAGAGTATCGTCAGCTGGAAAAGATCGTAAAGGCGCATGATGCCTATATGAAGACACTGGACAATATCGCCTTTAATAAAGAAGTCCTGGATAGTGGAGATGAGGAAATGAGAGAACTGGCCAAGGAGGAAACAGAAGCGCTGCAACTGTTGAAAAACCAGCAGGAGGAGGATATCCGTAACCTGTTGATCCCTAAAGATCCACAGGATGAGAAAAATGCGATGCTGGAGATCCGTGGTGGTACCGGTGGTGATGAGGCCAGCCTCTTCGCCGGCGACCTGCTGCGTATGTACCTGCGCTATTGCGAGACAAAGGGCTGGAGTACAGCTATTATGAGTGAGACCCCGGGCGCTGCGGGTGGTTATAAAGAGGTGGTGGTAGAAGTGACCGGTGACGATGTATATGGTACCCTGAAGTTTGAGTCAGGGGTGCACCGTGTACAGCGTGTACCAGCTACAGAGACGCAGGGCCGTGTACATACTTCTGCTGCTACGGTGGCGATCCTGCCGGAAGCGGAAGAGGTGGACGTAGATGTGAGAGAGGCAGATATTAAAATGGACACATTCCGTTCCTCCGGTGCGGGTGGTCAGCACGTAAACAAGACCGAGTCCGCAGTTCGTCTGACGCATATTCCGACCGGTGTGGTGGTAGAGTGTCAGGAAGGTCGTAGCCAGCACTCCAACAGGGACATTGCGATGAAAATGTTACGTAGCCGTATTTACGAAGCGGCCGTGCGTAAGCATGAGGAGGCAATTGCTTCCCAGCGTAAGAGCCTTGTATCTACCGGCGACCGTTCAGCGAAGATCAGAACTTACAACTATCCGCAGGGCCGTGTAACCGATCACCGTATCGGCATGACAATGTACAATCTGGATGCATTTATGAACGGAGACATTCAGGAGATGGTGCAGGCATTACAGTTTGCGGAGAACGCAGAGAAGATGAAGATGGGTAGTTAA
- a CDS encoding mechanosensitive ion channel family protein, whose product MNSLLDQVILGNPIQNYFILAIILLFVSMIKRYLSRGLATLLYREVRRWAPEIGEHEFSHLLLVPLEYFFLLITFMLTVDHLNFPPELDVQVYNGFTVKSVLHTIMELALTVSIIWIVLRVIDFVSLMISKSADRSHDVTDNQFIVFFRDFFKAIVFIFGAIAFIRILFGAVLVNKIIAGLGIGAAALALAAKESIENLICSFIIFFDKPFRVGDAVKVDAFQGTVEKIGLRSTRVRTLEKTFVTVPNKKMVDSVLDNLSLRTHQRAVMRLEISGDTPADSIMKVLEDIRQVLISNEKVQEGFVLNLNEFTKDTYVIQLIYLTQVIEGVQYNSLRNQINLAIIGILDRRGVKLSSTKVEIHEK is encoded by the coding sequence ATGAATAGTCTCTTAGACCAGGTTATACTTGGCAACCCTATCCAGAATTATTTTATACTGGCAATTATATTGCTGTTCGTCTCTATGATCAAGCGCTACCTCTCCAGAGGACTGGCGACCTTGCTATACAGAGAGGTAAGACGCTGGGCCCCTGAGATCGGGGAACATGAATTTTCTCATCTGCTGCTGGTACCACTGGAATACTTCTTCCTGCTGATCACCTTCATGCTGACGGTAGACCACCTGAACTTCCCGCCTGAGCTGGATGTACAGGTGTACAACGGCTTCACCGTGAAGTCGGTACTGCATACGATCATGGAACTGGCACTAACGGTATCCATTATATGGATCGTACTCCGTGTGATTGACTTCGTATCACTGATGATCAGCAAAAGCGCAGATCGTTCTCATGATGTTACAGATAATCAGTTCATCGTCTTTTTCCGCGATTTCTTTAAAGCCATTGTCTTCATCTTTGGCGCCATTGCCTTCATACGCATCTTGTTTGGTGCAGTCCTGGTGAACAAGATCATTGCGGGTCTCGGTATCGGTGCGGCGGCCCTCGCACTCGCTGCCAAAGAGAGCATTGAGAACCTGATCTGTTCATTCATTATCTTCTTTGACAAGCCTTTCCGTGTAGGTGATGCCGTAAAGGTCGATGCCTTTCAGGGTACGGTAGAGAAAATCGGCCTGCGTAGCACACGTGTACGCACACTGGAAAAAACTTTTGTGACCGTACCTAATAAAAAGATGGTAGACAGTGTACTCGATAATCTTTCGCTGCGTACCCACCAACGTGCGGTGATGCGCCTGGAAATATCGGGAGATACACCAGCAGACAGCATTATGAAAGTACTGGAAGATATCAGGCAGGTACTGATATCCAACGAGAAAGTGCAGGAAGGCTTTGTTTTGAACCTGAACGAATTTACCAAAGACACCTACGTGATCCAGCTGATCTACCTGACACAGGTCATTGAAGGGGTACAATATAACAGCCTTCGTAATCAGATCAACCTGGCTATTATTGGGATACTTGACAGGAGAGGTGTCAAGTTATCCAGCACGAAGGTGGAAATACACGAGAAATAA
- a CDS encoding M23 family metallopeptidase, translating into MKKVKYFYNTQTLKYEKLVVSLRVKLLRILGFVSAAIVTGFIFLSVSYRVLDSPKEKRLRRELEVMNEKYEAMDDRMKEVKSKLAELENRDNEIYRVIFEASPIPDSTRAGSQEREEELTQLQSFSSSEIIASTGALLQELLHRISIQGKSYEKIDDLVKNKQKMLASIPAIQPVANKDLKRIASGFGYRIDPIYKTVKYHSGLDFAAPAGTPIYATGDGVVEDASQSDVGYGNHVTISHGYGYKTLYGHMLRMKVKTGEAVKRGDVLGWVGSTGKSTGPHCHYEVVKNGEKVDPVYFFFNDLSPEEFDRMLKIARSGNQSFD; encoded by the coding sequence CTGCGTATTCTTGGATTTGTATCTGCCGCTATCGTAACAGGATTTATTTTTCTGTCCGTATCCTATCGTGTCCTGGACTCTCCAAAGGAGAAACGGTTACGTCGTGAGCTGGAAGTGATGAACGAAAAGTATGAAGCCATGGATGACCGGATGAAAGAGGTGAAATCGAAACTGGCAGAACTGGAAAACCGTGACAATGAGATCTATCGTGTAATTTTTGAAGCCTCCCCTATTCCGGACAGTACCCGTGCCGGCAGCCAGGAAAGGGAAGAAGAGCTGACCCAGTTACAGTCTTTCTCCAGCAGCGAGATCATCGCCAGCACCGGCGCTTTGCTGCAGGAACTGCTCCATCGTATTTCCATTCAGGGAAAATCTTATGAAAAGATTGATGACCTGGTAAAGAATAAACAGAAAATGCTGGCCTCTATCCCGGCAATTCAGCCGGTAGCCAACAAAGACCTGAAACGTATCGCTTCCGGTTTTGGTTACCGTATCGATCCTATTTACAAAACAGTAAAGTATCACTCCGGACTGGACTTCGCCGCTCCTGCGGGAACGCCGATCTATGCGACGGGTGATGGTGTAGTGGAAGATGCCAGCCAGAGTGATGTGGGTTATGGTAACCACGTTACCATTAGTCATGGCTACGGTTACAAGACCCTGTACGGGCATATGCTGCGTATGAAGGTAAAGACCGGTGAGGCAGTAAAACGTGGCGATGTGTTAGGTTGGGTAGGAAGTACCGGTAAATCCACCGGTCCGCACTGTCACTATGAGGTGGTTAAAAATGGCGAAAAAGTTGACCCGGTATACTTCTTCTTTAATGACCTTTCTCCGGAAGAGTTTGACCGTATGCTGAAGATTGCCCGTTCCGGCAACCAGTCATTTGACTAA
- a CDS encoding MerR family transcriptional regulator, with the protein MMQQLDLFSSPDPKRQLQVPETVQPPITVVKAPPPPPRPEPAVEIPVKIQVQMPSDNLPPVPFVGKGASVTAIQPPQKKRGRKSLKEVADDPDLIKALDAIPLDKQYYSISEVATMFRVNTSLIRYWENEFDILQPKKNRKGDRLFRQEDIQHLKLIYHLLRERKYTIEGAKQKLKEDRKLAARSFEMVQALLKVRGFLTELKEQL; encoded by the coding sequence ATGATGCAACAACTGGATCTTTTTTCTTCACCGGACCCAAAGCGACAGCTACAGGTGCCTGAAACCGTTCAGCCACCAATCACTGTTGTAAAGGCGCCTCCGCCTCCACCCAGGCCGGAGCCGGCAGTGGAAATACCCGTGAAGATACAGGTACAGATGCCGTCAGACAATTTACCGCCTGTGCCGTTTGTCGGTAAAGGGGCCTCCGTAACGGCTATACAACCACCACAGAAGAAACGTGGCAGGAAATCTCTGAAAGAGGTAGCCGATGACCCGGACCTTATCAAAGCGCTGGACGCTATTCCACTGGATAAGCAATACTACTCAATCAGCGAAGTCGCTACGATGTTCCGTGTGAACACCTCCCTGATCCGCTACTGGGAAAATGAGTTTGATATTTTGCAGCCTAAAAAGAACCGTAAAGGCGACAGACTATTCCGCCAGGAAGATATTCAGCACCTGAAACTTATCTATCATCTGCTAAGAGAGCGGAAGTACACCATTGAAGGCGCTAAACAAAAATTGAAAGAAGACCGTAAACTGGCGGCCCGCAGTTTCGAAATGGTACAAGCTTTGCTAAAGGTTAGGGGTTTTCTCACAGAACTGAAGGAACAATTATAA
- a CDS encoding amidohydrolase family protein, protein MSEQLKFKGTALFNGRQLLPGSMVLILSDTGIVQDIVHESEAGEGVRALNGIVSPGFVNTHCHLELSHMGGIIPEGTGLPAFLTSVMEKRGQQDTTAQEAAMLKASTKMWEGGISAIGDICNGTASLALKKDSPVYYHSFVESLGFAPGFAQQRYDYSMNVLAQFRAINGPGHSCSIVPHAPYSVSDALFSLLAATPGNTPVSIHNQECESENELYQDKTGAFLDFYQHFNMDAAAFQATGTNSLPAWLPWFKHLPVILVHNTYTTEKDIAFTREQAPNAYWCLCPQANLYIEKRLPDIPLLRSQRCTITLGTDSLASNHQLSIWQEIQTIRKHYSNIALEEILQWATLNGAMALGIAGKYGSFEKGKQPGVILIDELESRRIL, encoded by the coding sequence ATGTCTGAACAGCTGAAATTTAAAGGAACGGCATTATTTAACGGGCGGCAGCTACTACCCGGCAGTATGGTACTGATATTATCTGATACAGGCATTGTACAGGATATTGTACATGAAAGTGAAGCAGGAGAGGGGGTCAGGGCGCTGAACGGCATTGTCAGCCCGGGTTTTGTCAATACGCACTGTCACCTGGAATTATCGCATATGGGTGGTATTATTCCCGAAGGGACCGGTTTACCGGCCTTCCTGACCAGTGTCATGGAGAAAAGAGGCCAGCAGGACACTACCGCACAGGAAGCTGCCATGCTGAAGGCTTCCACTAAAATGTGGGAGGGTGGAATATCCGCCATAGGCGATATCTGCAACGGCACGGCCTCTCTGGCCCTGAAAAAAGACAGCCCGGTGTACTATCACTCTTTTGTGGAAAGTCTGGGGTTCGCTCCTGGCTTTGCCCAGCAACGGTATGACTACAGCATGAACGTATTGGCGCAATTCAGAGCGATCAATGGGCCCGGGCACTCCTGTTCGATTGTTCCCCATGCCCCGTATTCTGTCAGTGACGCCCTGTTCTCCCTGCTGGCAGCTACCCCCGGTAATACACCTGTGAGCATCCACAACCAGGAATGTGAGTCAGAAAACGAGCTCTATCAGGATAAAACAGGGGCATTCCTTGACTTCTACCAGCATTTTAACATGGATGCTGCTGCATTCCAGGCGACAGGGACCAACAGTTTACCAGCGTGGCTGCCATGGTTCAAACACCTTCCGGTCATCCTGGTACATAACACCTATACTACCGAAAAAGATATTGCGTTCACCAGGGAGCAGGCCCCTAATGCTTATTGGTGTCTTTGTCCGCAGGCCAACCTTTACATAGAAAAACGCCTGCCCGACATCCCCCTGTTACGTAGCCAGCGATGCACCATTACCCTCGGCACGGACAGTCTGGCGTCCAATCACCAGTTATCTATCTGGCAGGAAATTCAGACCATCCGTAAGCACTATTCAAACATTGCATTAGAGGAAATATTACAGTGGGCAACGCTTAACGGCGCAATGGCATTGGGAATTGCGGGAAAATATGGCAGCTTTGAAAAAGGAAAACAGCCAGGCGTCATATTAATAGATGAACTGGAAAGCCGCAGGATTCTATAA